In the Haloarcula salinisoli genome, ATTAGGTGTGCGTGGCCCCCGGCCGGCTAAATCGCTTTCCATGCGGGCGCGACATACCGTCGGTTGTAACGATCTTTCGGTGAGTTGCCGGGCCGGTGCTGGCAACTCACGGAGATGGCTTACAACCGACCGTATCAGTGACCGAATCAGTCGGTGGGCTCGGCGACCAGGCTGTCGACGTACGCCGTCCACCCCTGACGGAGGTCGTCATTGACGTCCATCTCGAGTGCGACGGCCATACCCGTCGACCCGTCGGCCGCCGCCAGCAGGAACGCGGCGGTCGCGCGTGGCTCGACGGGCCGGAACACACCCTGCTCGACCCCGGCGGCGACGATATCGGTCAGCGCGTCCAGACACGCCGTCTCCAGCTCCAGCAGCGGCGCCCGGAGCGTCTCGTTGTACGGCGCGTGCGAGAGCAGCTCCATGATGGCGACGGCGATACCAGCGTAGTCGTGTTCGGGGGTCCGAAAGAGGAAGTCACAGGCGTCACGCAACGCCGCTTCCGGGTCGTCGGCGTCGACCCCCAATAGGTCCTCGCTCAGGTAGTCGGCGGCGCGGTCGAGGAAGGCCGCAATCATCTCGTCTTTCGTGTCGAAGTAGTAGTAGAGCCCCGCCTCGCTGTTCTCGTACTCCTCGGCGATTTTCGCCGTGGTCAGCCGCTCGTAGCCGTGCTGAGCGAGGGCTCGCTGGACCGCGACGGCGACGCTCTCACGAGCGTCCGGGTCCATATCGGGGCTCGTCATACGACCAAGTATACGCTCAGTCGTTTGAGCGTTTCGTTGTTATGTGACAGGGCCTTTTTTCCGCTCGGTGCCGAAGGTGACATATGGTCCTCCCGCTGGAGATGGGGTGGCGCCATCTCCTCTTCGAGAACTGGCCCGTCGACCCGGCACTCATGGACTCGCACCTGCCCGAGCCGTTGACCCCGGACACACACGACGGGTCGGCGTGGCTGTCGGTGGTCCCCTTCACGAACGTCGATGTCCGGCCGAAGGGGCTCCCCCGGTGGGCCAGCGTGCCGTTACCCGAACTCAACGTTCGCACCTACGTCACGCGCGATGGTGTCCCGAGCGTCTACTTTTTCAGCCTCGACGCACAGGGCATCAGCAGCGTCGTCGGCGCGCGGCTCTTTCACCACCTGCCGTACTACTACGCGCGCATCTCGCTTTCGTGGACGGACGGTCGCGTCCAATTCAGCAGCCGGCGCAAACACCCGGGCGCGCGACCAGCCCACTACGAGGCGACCTACTGGCCGACCGGCGAGCCCTTCAGCGCCCCCGAGGACCCGCTGGGCGAGTTCCTCGTCGAGCGCTACCGGTTCTACACCGAGGCGCCGGACGGCACCCTCCGGTACACCGACGTCTCCCACGACCCGTGGACGCTGTATCCCGCAACCGCGGAGGTCGAGACCGACACGCTCTGCTCGGCGGACGGGTTCGACCGGCCCGACAGCGACCCGGTCTACTTCTACAGCCCGGGACTCGACGTGGTCGCCGAACCCAGCAGACTCGCTCCGTCGGAGGGCGAGCCGTGAGCGACGGTGGCGACCACCCCGTCTTGCTGTTCGACGGCGTCTGCAATCTCTGTAACGGCGTCGTCCAGTTTATCATCCCGCGTGACCCCGAGGGCCGAATCCGCTTCGCCCCGTTGCAGTCGGCGGCGGGGAAGGCGTTGCTGTCGGGCCACGGGCTCCCGCCGAGTGACCTCGACAGCGTCGTCCTCGTCGCGGACGGCGAGGTGTACCGGAAATCTAACGCGGTCATCCGTGTCGCCGAACTGCTCGGCTGGCCCTACCGCGCCGCGGCGGTGGGCCGCGCCGTTCCCGAATCGGTTCGAGACACGCTGTACGACGTCATCGCCGCCAACCGGTACGACGTGTTCGGCCGGAAGGACCAGTGTATGCTGCCCGACGACGACGTCAGTGACCGATTTCTCGACTAGTCGAAAAGCTCC is a window encoding:
- a CDS encoding TetR/AcrR family transcriptional regulator, producing the protein MTSPDMDPDARESVAVAVQRALAQHGYERLTTAKIAEEYENSEAGLYYYFDTKDEMIAAFLDRAADYLSEDLLGVDADDPEAALRDACDFLFRTPEHDYAGIAVAIMELLSHAPYNETLRAPLLELETACLDALTDIVAAGVEQGVFRPVEPRATAAFLLAAADGSTGMAVALEMDVNDDLRQGWTAYVDSLVAEPTD
- a CDS encoding YqjF family protein, which gives rise to MVLPLEMGWRHLLFENWPVDPALMDSHLPEPLTPDTHDGSAWLSVVPFTNVDVRPKGLPRWASVPLPELNVRTYVTRDGVPSVYFFSLDAQGISSVVGARLFHHLPYYYARISLSWTDGRVQFSSRRKHPGARPAHYEATYWPTGEPFSAPEDPLGEFLVERYRFYTEAPDGTLRYTDVSHDPWTLYPATAEVETDTLCSADGFDRPDSDPVYFYSPGLDVVAEPSRLAPSEGEP
- a CDS encoding thiol-disulfide oxidoreductase DCC family protein encodes the protein MSDGGDHPVLLFDGVCNLCNGVVQFIIPRDPEGRIRFAPLQSAAGKALLSGHGLPPSDLDSVVLVADGEVYRKSNAVIRVAELLGWPYRAAAVGRAVPESVRDTLYDVIAANRYDVFGRKDQCMLPDDDVSDRFLD